GCAGCGTCGCGAAGACCGGGAACTGCGCCAACGCGAGCGCGAGCGCGGTCAGAATCAGGATAGACGGCACGTTCCAGCCGGCGTCCGCGAGCGCGGCGGACGCGTAGTTGGAGAGGTAGAGCGCGGCGAAACCCAGTCCCAGCAGGATCGCGAGGTCCAACGGGTGGACCGTTTCCGTGTCTTCCGCGACGCCGGTGACGTCGTAGTCGGGATCGGCCGCCGGTTGGGAGCCCTCGCGCGTGCGCCATAACGGCAGCACCAGCCGGGGCAACGCCAGGGTGGCCATCATCCAGACCGCGGTGAGGATGTTGTCCACCACCACGGTGCCCGCGAACAGCGTCCCGTCCCGAACCACGTCGTAGCCCAGCGCGACCGCGTTGAAGTTGATCGACCCGCCTATGTAGGTGCCGACCATCACCCCCACCGACCCGATCAGAAAGAGCGCGATGATGGGCAGACCGGCCTTCAGCACTTCCCGGAGGCTGATGGGCAAGACCAGCCAGAAGATCGCGAGCGGCGCCAGGTAGGCGAAGATGGCGTCGTAGACCGGCACCGGCGCCTCGGCGCTCGAGCCCGCCGGTATCCACCCCAGGTTGGCGACCACCGCCGTGACGAGGATCACCAGCAACGCAGTGCCGAAATGCCGGAAGAAGGTACGCCGTACCAGATACTCGGTCGCGACCACCAGCGCGCACAACGCCGCCAGCACGTACAGGGAATCGTGCGTCATCGCTCCT
The window above is part of the Gemmatimonadota bacterium genome. Proteins encoded here:
- a CDS encoding DUF819 family protein; amino-acid sequence: MTHDSLYVLAALCALVVATEYLVRRTFFRHFGTALLVILVTAVVANLGWIPAGSSAEAPVPVYDAIFAYLAPLAIFWLVLPISLREVLKAGLPIIALFLIGSVGVMVGTYIGGSINFNAVALGYDVVRDGTLFAGTVVVDNILTAVWMMATLALPRLVLPLWRTREGSQPAADPDYDVTGVAEDTETVHPLDLAILLGLGFAALYLSNYASAALADAGWNVPSILILTALALALAQFPVFATLRGTRVLGMFAVYLFLAVIGAFCDVVRLVGLGRTGLLLLGFATTLVAVHGLFTFAGARLLRIDPETAAVASQANIGGGTSALAVA